The following are from one region of the Aspergillus chevalieri M1 DNA, chromosome 1, nearly complete sequence genome:
- a CDS encoding uncharacterized protein (COG:I;~EggNog:ENOG410PGEU;~InterPro:IPR007603;~PFAM:PF04515;~TransMembrane:10 (i281-300o320-343i350-370o390-407i433-455o475-497i524-547o567-591i641-659o679-696i);~go_function: GO:0022857 - transmembrane transporter activity [Evidence IEA];~go_process: GO:0055085 - transmembrane transport [Evidence IEA]) — MFSEYASRFLAQSQSRIAPRPDDNQRGGRGYARPQSRFPSSLLNRTAGDPYQPSTSQFSNFPFAHRASAQPAPLFYSATDEFREEDDETEHEREIADFYALQKSRRHFGGSQMKDSSEMDEDDESSVSLDGQQSLYTDGPKGRKGIRSSWRGGKATHSPHNFPVDPLPEAVEAENGSYASRSTRNKDNLVDVGLGDTLRTDDDVRRSASPDSGDDDPPSIQRFREQPRTLRGSSGMGSFFLSADANKRDDTQEADLADRQPSSVAAVRVESPMHDVFWGQLFLICLACLFATAFLVYLHTSSPSGDKSKWGDTIYMTVHRSFHLLGIYTLVSVFISLLWLALLRSYVRPLIHVMIVAVPVILYSFSIYPFVSSFRGTWHGVSIQDKVMRFGSAVPFVMASMWLYNVIRGRHAIGKAVSILEFACRILAANPELLILGLAVLFSVASWTWVWMLMFTRVFLGGHFSGSRLFLIDHSSWWLGIYFILVYIWSLGVIAGIQRAVTSATVSQWYFHRLARPAPTSRQIVQAAMFHSLTVLFGTICLSRLLALLIRLPLLLLPRRVMSVLSLFAYSLVPTPVASLTNPLALTYAAIHSKPLAISARGLTQMTTLSISTTPSSLHPHSFSLTHGSPAPLLPYRLSKLILHATRFMMSLALGFGGWVTTARSLSTPGVVGTTGGSMYAYVVGLIAGTIGWSILGAMEGIIADIVDASVICWSSEVGTYDREARYCREAGWLFGDFTDSTHHHYEV; from the coding sequence TGCACGGCCTCAGTCTCGGTTTCCCTCATCGCTTCTAAACAGGACCGCGGGAGACCCATATCAACCGTCCACGTCCCAGTTTTCCAATTTTCCTTTCGCCCATAGAgcttctgcccaacctgccCCTCTATTTTATAGCGCCACAGACGAGTTTCgcgaggaagatgatgaaacAGAACACGAGCGGGAAATTGCAGACTTCTACGCTTTGCAAAAATCAAGACGGCATTTTGGCGGCAGTCAAATGAAGGATTCCTCGGAAatggatgaagatgatgagagCTCAGTCAGCCTCGATGGGCAACAGTCTCTGTACACTGACGGTCCTAAAGGAAGGAAAGGCATCCGGAGCTCCTGGCGAGGTGGTAAAGCCACTCATTCGCCGCACAATTTCCCTGTCGATCCTCTACCAGAGGCAGTCGAAGCCGAGAACGGGTCCTATGCAAGCCGAAGTACACGGAATAAAGACAATTTGGTCGACGTTGGTCTAGGGGACACGTTGAGGACCGACGATGATGTCCGGAGGTCTGCATCACCTGACTCTGGCGATGATGACCCGCCTTCCATCCAACGCTTTCGGGAGCAACCGCGCACTCTAAGGGGCAGTTCTGGAATGGGATCCTTTTTTCTGTCTGCAGATGCAAACAAGCGAGATGACACGCAGGAAGCAGATTTGGCTGACAGACAACCAAGCTCGGTCGCTGCTGTCAGAGTGGAATCACCTATGCATGATGTTTTTTGGGGCCAGCTGTTTTTGATATGTCTGGCTTGTCTTTTTGCTACAGCATTTCTTGTCTATTTACATACGTCAAGCCCGTCCGGTGACAAATCGAAGTGGGGGGATACTATTTACATGACGGTTCATAGGTCTTTCCACCTTCTGGGTATATATACCCTCGTGTCAGTGTTCATTTCACTACTTTGGCTAGCTTTACTGCGGTCATATGTGCGCCCTCTTATTCACGTGATGATTGTTGCTGTCCCCGTGATTTTATACTCGTTCTCGATATACCCATTTGTCTCCAGTTTCAGAGGTACCTGGCATGGAGTGAGCATACAGGACAAAGTGATGCGTTTTGGGTCTGCTGTTCCTTTTGTTATGGCGAGCATGTGGCTATACAACGTCATCCGAGGCCGCCATGCCATAGGAAAAGCAGTGAGTATCCTTGAATTTGCGTGTCGGATACTTGCCGCAAACCCCGAGCTACTCATCCTCGGCTTAGCTGTTCTCTTCTCTGTCGCATCATGGACATGGGTATGGATGCTCATGTTCACTCGGGTGTTTCTAGGGGGGCATTTTTCCGGTTCGAGGCTGTTCTTGATCGACCACAGCAGCTGGTGGTTAGGTATCTATTTCATTCTTGTTTACATATGGTCATTGGGAGTTATCGCAGGGATTCAGCGTGCGGTCACATCCGCAACCGTGAGCCAGTGGTACTTTCATCGCCTTGCAAGACCAGCACCCACCTCCCGACAAATCGTGCAGGCGGCCATGTTTCATTCCCTCACAGTATTGTTTGGCACAATATGCTTGTCAAGGCTTCTAGCACTGCTGATCAGGCTTCCCCTCCTCCTACTACCTCGGCGTGTCATGTCTGTATTGAGTTTGTTTGCATATTCCCTAGTCCCTACACCGGTTGCGAGTCTCACGAACCCTCTTGCTCTGACTTATGCGGCAATCCACTCCAAACCACTAGCTATATCCGCCCGTGGACTTACTCAGATGACCACCCTATCCATTTCAACCACCCCATCTTCATTGCATCCTCACTCCTTCTCTTTGACGCATGGCAGCCCGGCTCCTTTGCTGCCATACCGGCTATCAAAGCTGATATTGCATGCTACACGTTTTATGATGTCTTTGGCGCTTGGCTTTGGCGGTTGGGTAACTACAGCTCGAAGCTTGAGCACGCCTGGTGTTGTCGGTACGACTGGTGGCAGCATGTATGCTTATGTGGTAGGTCTTATTGCAGGAACCATCGGTTGGAGTATTCTGGGAGCAATGGAAGGTATAATTGCGGATATTGTAGATGCGTCGGTTATTTGTTGGAGCAGTGAGGTTGGCACTTATGACAGGGAAGCTAGGTATTGTCGCGAGGCTGGATGGCTCTTTGGCGATTTTACGGACTCTACGCACCATCATTATGAGGTCtaa
- a CDS encoding uncharacterized protein (COG:S;~EggNog:ENOG410PRXY;~TransMembrane:1 (o535-553i)) encodes MAVDRPSPSTDNNFKDPESARERSFAPDQELIDQQLKYLKDEVLPFYPFLLTIPSDVPFRVGNHFINNWAVGDDGPFTLEEQQLQYMTFLTHHEGDSLLVAVGDWSDGTGSIMPDQRSRPQSVASTPSSGPTKKKISLTDYKNKWKSGASASPVAQEARSQSASASHALDDKPRASKLDIPRQNTHKPPNSTTTLPKSSSRPAFEKAGRKRPPDFEWEHSKSNDGKPSGICSPKKPRLSPDRSVDDRPNRPKSNGLPDLLSPTLPPTSDSLGLPQLLSPTLPPSIEKELASIHDESLAYGAPRKGSPTNFDKFTEDAARMSSNLNALPLDSARSPSLQRIQSRSPAAAPSKRQLIIKLRYGRANKKRVEALLKFSGKKKTGTSCSFIRKEGHHVSKTPLSDDVAEMSHRSEKKAKHVPSDPVLEKPQTPISMPRQQGKHKVTPIKEPKITSSRQMESINSEGKTPLTQGAKYPAGDSARRLSSPQTNSQPNRSRSYERRAWKEEYQKYGNLGRELKHAVERHTAKDSATAADKKVAAATALEAILCFILAFVADDQSKALARQIGDSSAWVSILAYWNVVKKISAPYPQLHSLCSILGAVSYDAIHALDLDRLAVSPLPGEHTSASTAGDASFTSEENNKNLKEFLELKTRLPKNYKESQRLWAEGMGGLSEDVLEREFPETWQSRSRRYSERGKQPLTPGDYSGGFFLPLGRTDTPLQIVRFGWSVLNEWCAKEGLNWRGRLDF; translated from the coding sequence ATGGCGGTGGACCGCCCATCTCCTTCAACGGATAACAATTTCAAGGATCCTGAATCGGCTCGCGAACGGTCATTTGCACCGGATCAAGAATTGATTGATCAGCAATTGAAATACCTTAAGGACGAAGTTCTCCCGTTCTACCCTTTCCTCCTCACCATTCCGTCCGACGTGCCTTTTCGCGTCGGAAATCATTTTATCAACAACTGGGCTGTTGGCGACGACGGACCATTCACCTTAGAGGAACAGCAACTTCAGTATATGACTTTTTTGACGCACCACGAAGGGGATTCTCTGCTGGTTGCTGTTGGCGATTGGTCAGATGGGACAGGGAGCATAATGCCGGATCAACGCTCGAGACCTCAGAGCGTCGCGAGCACGCCGTCAAGTGGGCCGACTAAGAAAAAGATTAGTCTAACTGACTATAAGAACAAATGGAAGAGTGGTGCGTCAGCTTCTCCCGTCGCTCAAGAGGCTAGAAGTCAAAGCGCATCAGCATCCCATGCACTTGACGACAAGCCACGAGCATCCAAACTTGACATTCCGCGGCAAAACACGCATAAACCTCCGAACAGTACTACAACATTACCCAAGTCCTCATCTCGACCTGCCTTCGAAAAAGCAGGCCGCAAACGCCCCCCGGACTTTGAATGGGAGCATTCCAAATCCAATGACGGGAAACCTTCAGGCATATGCTCCCCCAAGAAGCCTCGACTGTCTCCAGATCGGTCAGTAGATGACAGGCCAAATCGTCCAAAATCCAATGGACTTCCTGATCTTTTATCACCGACTCTCCCGCCCACCTCGGACAGCCTGGGCTTGCCTCAACTATTATCGCCTACCCTTCCGCCCAGCATTGAAAAGGAGCTCGCCAGTATCCATGATGAATCTCTGGCTTACGGTGCACCCCGAAAAGGGTCCCCTACGAACTTCGATAAATTTACGGAGGATGCAGCAAGAATGTCATCCAATCTCAATGCATTACCTTTGGATTCTGCGCGAAGTCCGAGTCTTCAGAGGATACAAAGCAGATCGCCCGCTGCGGCACCGTCAAAACGACAACTTATCATTAAACTCAGATATGGGAGGGCGAATAAAAAACGCGTCGAGGCCCTTCTTAAGTTCTccggaaaaaaaaagacaggTACATCGTGTTCATTTATCAGAAAAGAAGGTCATCATGTTTCAAAGACCCCGCTATCTGACGACGTCGCAGAGATGTCCCATCGATCAGAGAAAAAAGCAAAGCATGTACCCAGCGATCCTGTTCTAGAGAAGCCACAAACTCCAATATCTATGCCTCGACAACAGGGGAAGCATAAAGTCACGCCCATAAAAGAACCCAAAATCACCTCTTCGCGCCAGATGGAGAGTATAAATAgtgaagggaagacacctcTTACTCAGGGCGCCAAGTATCCTGCAGGGGATTCAGCCAGGAGATTGTCATCGCCGCAAACCAATAGCCAACCAAACCGTTCACGCAGCTACGAGCGCCGCGCctggaaagaagaatatcAGAAATATGGGAACCTTGGCCGAGAACTAAAACATGCGGTGGAACGACATACGGCTAAGGATAGTGCGACTGCCGCTGACAAGAAAGTCGCAGCCGCTACGGCGCTTGAAGCCATTTTATGCTTCATCCTGGCATTTGTGGCGGATGACCAATCTAAGGCGTTGGCACGCCAGATCGGTGACTCGTCAGCATGGGTATCTATTCTCGCATATTGGAACGTGGTGAAGAAGATTAGTGCCCCTTACCCGCAATTACATAGCCTTTGTTCAATACTAGGTGCTGTGTCTTATGATGCCATCCATGCTCTCGATTTGGACCGACTTGCAGTCAGCCCGCTCCCGGGAGAACATACTTCTGCTTCGACTGCAGGCGATGCGAGCTTCACATCAgaagaaaacaacaaaaacTTGAAAGAGTTTCTCGAGCTGAAAACTCGACTCCCAAAGAATTATAAGGAGTCCCAAAGGTTGTGGGCTGAAGGTATGGGGGGGCTCTCTGAAGATGTCCTCGAGCGAGAATTCCCTGAAACTTGGCAAAGCCGCTCCAGAAGATACTCTGAGCGAGGGAAGCAACCACTTACACCTGGTGACTATTCTGGGGGTTTTTTCTTACCCCTCGGTAGGACAGACACACCTCTGCAGATTGTGCGGTTTGGCTGGTCTGTCTTGAACGAGTGGTGTGCAAAAGAAGGTTTAAATTGGCGTGGTCGACTTGATTTCTGA
- a CDS encoding YdiU domain protein (BUSCO:EOG092618J9;~COG:H;~EggNog:ENOG410PFM8;~InterPro:IPR003846;~PFAM:PF02696), translating into MSLRNTLRQSWVFQNRLCHMASHFSSKSAGSSLADLPKSSVFTSKLPPDPAFETPASSHNAPRQTLGPRLVKGALYTFVRPEPAEEPELLGISPRAMEDLGLQSGEEQTADFRELVSGNKFYWDEEKGGIYPWAQCYGGWQFGVWAGQLGDGRAISLFESINPETKIRYELQLKGAGRTPYSRFADGQAVLRSSIREYIVSEALNALGVPTTRALSLTLLPKLKVLRERIEPGAIVARFAESWLRIGTFDLLHARGDRDTIRKVATFLAEDVFQGWESLPAAVPLGKDQSTAAVDNPSRGVSRDEIQEHQGVEENRFTRLYREIARRNAKTVAAWQAYGFMNGVLNTDNTSLYGLSIDYGPFAFMDNFDPQYTPNHDDHFLRYCYKNQPSIIWWNLVRLGECLGELVGAGRDVDKEDFVKDGLTEESAETAVKHAEKLIERTGEEFRTVFLNEYKRLMSRRLGLKTQKESDFQELFSEMLDTLEALELDFNHFFRRLSKLSLAEIETEEDRKAVASIFFHTEGFGGIGYTEDSAKDRIAKWLNSWRLRILEDWGTDHNAERQRAMEAVNPNFVARGWILDEVIERVERKGDREILGRVMQMALNPFEDEWGLDKDEEERFCGDVPRFKRAMMCSCSS; encoded by the exons ATGTCTTTGCGGAACACTCTTCGTCAATCGTGGGTTTTCCAGAATCGCCTATGCCATATGGCTTCTCATTTCTCCAGTAAATCAGCGGGGTCATCCCTCGCTGACCTTCCAAAGTCGAGTGTTTTCACCTCCAAGCTACCCCCTGATCCTGCATTCGAGACTCCGGCTTCATCTCACAACGCACCTCGACAAACCCTTGGTCCCCGCTTGGTTAAAGGTGCCCTGTATACCTTTGTTCGTCCCGAACCAGCGGAAGAGCCGGAATTGCTGGGAATCAGTCCCAGAGCCATGGAGGACCTCGGACTACAATCGGGTGAAGAGCAGACCGCCGATTTTAGGGAGTTGGTTTCTGGTAACAAGTTCTACTGGGACGAAGAGAAAGGGGGCATTTACCCTTGGGCGCAGTGCTATGGAG GCTGGCAATT TGGTGTTTGGGCGGGTCAACTCGGAGACGGG CGTGCGATAAGCCTTTTTGAGAGCATCAACCCTGAGACAAAGATTCGTTATGAGCTGCAGTTGAAAGGTGCCGGTAGAACACCCTACTCTCGCTTTGCTGATGGACAGGCTGTGCTTCGGTCAAGTATCCGTGAATATATCGTATCGGAAG CGCTTAATGCTCTCGGCGTGCCCACCACTCGCGCCCTCTCCCTCACCTTGTTGCCAAAGTTAAAAGTCCTTCGGGAACGCATTGAACCGGGGGCTATCGTTGCTCGGTTTGCCGAATCCTGGCTGAGAATCGGGACCTTTGATCTGCTGCATGCGAGAGGGGATCGGGACACAATCAGAAAAGTTGCAACTTTTCTTGCCGAAGATGTCTTCCAAGGATGGGAATCTCTTCCAGCAGCCGTGCCACTGGGGAAGGACCAATCCACGGCAGCTGTGGATAACCCAAGCAGAGGTGTTTCTCGTGATGAAATTCAGGAGCACCAAGGAGTGGAGGAAAACAGATTCACACGACTATATCGAGAAATTGCACGACGCAACGCGAAAACAGTGGCTGCCTGGCAAGCTTATGGATTCATGAATGGCGTGCTGAACACCGACAACACCTCGCTATACGGCCTCTCGATTGACTATGGCCCATTTGCTTTCATGGACAATTTTGATCCTCAATATACACCGAATCATGATGATCATTTCTTGAGATATTGTTACAAAAACCAGCCCAGTATCATATGGTGGAACTTGGTGCGGCTTGGAGAGTGTTTGGGTGAACTTGTTGGGGCAGGCCGTGACGTTGATAAAGAGGATTTTGTCAAAGACGGATTGACCGAGGAATCTGCAGAGACCGCCGTTAAGCATGCCGAAAAGCTCATTGAACGAACAGGCGAAGAGTTCCGCACAGTGTTTTTGAACGAATACAAGCGCTTGATGAGTAGAAGACTAGGGCTGAAGACCCAGAAGGAATCCGATTTCCAAGAGCTTTTCTCTGAGATGCTTGATACCCTGGAGGCGCTGGAACTCGACTTCAATCACTTCTTCAGACGACTCTCCAAGTTATCGCTCGCCGAGATAGAGACTGAAGAGGATCGGAAAGCAGTAGCCTCGATTTTCTTCCACACCGAAGGTTTTGGGGGCATCGGGTACACCGAGGATTCTGCCAAGGACCGCATTGCAAAGTGGCTTAATAGTTGGAGGTTGCGGATTCTGGAGGACTGGGGCACTGACCACAATGCGGAAAGACAGAGAGCCATGGAAGCAGTCAATCCAAAT ttcGTCGCCCGTGGATGGATCCTTGACGAAGTGATTGAGCGTGTGGAACGCAAAGGGGACCGAGAGATCTTGGGACGTGTCATGCAAATGGCATTAAACCCCTTCGAAGATGAGTGGGGCCTGGAtaaggacgaggaggaacgATTCTGCGGTGACGTGCCTCGATTTAAGAGAGCGATGATGTGTAGCTGTAGCTCGTGA
- a CDS encoding putative zinc knuckle domain protein (Byr3) (COG:O;~EggNog:ENOG410PPNC;~InterPro:IPR036875,IPR001878;~PFAM:PF00098;~go_function: GO:0003676 - nucleic acid binding [Evidence IEA];~go_function: GO:0008270 - zinc ion binding [Evidence IEA]) gives MDYQNGGRGCFNCGDASHQARDCPKKGTPTCYNCGGRECTVAPKEKTCYRCGVSGHISRECPQSGSTDGYSGAVGGQECYKCGQVGHIARSCSQGGSYGGGFGGGYGGRQQTCYSCGGFGHMARDCTQGQKCYNCGEIGHVSRDCPTEAKGERVCYKCKEAGHVQAACPN, from the exons ATGGACTACCAGAACGGAGGCCGTGGATGCTTCAACT GCGGTGATGCATCGCACCAG GCTCGTGATTGCCCCAAGAAGGGAACTCCTACCTG TTACAACTGTGGTG GCCGAGAATGCACTGTAGCTCCGAAGGAAAAGACTTGCTACCGTTGCGGTGTCAGTGGTCACATTTCGCGTGAATGCCCTCAGTCTGGTTCGACCGATGGCTACAGTGGTGCCGTCGGCGGCCAGGAATGTTACAAGTGCGGTCAGGTTGGACACATTGCTCGCAGCTGTTCCCAGGGTGGCAGCTACGGAGGTGGATTTGGTGGTGGATACGGCGGTCGGCAGCAGACCTGCTATTCTTGTGGCGGATTCGGCCACATGGCCCGCGATTGCACTCAAGGCCAGAAGTGCTACAACT GTGGTGAGATCGGCCATGTTTCCCGCGACTGCCCTACGGAGGCCAAGGGTGAGCGTGTCTGCTACAAGTGCAAGGAAGCCGGACACGTTCAGGCCGCCTGCCCCAACTAA
- a CDS encoding WD domain protein (COG:S;~EggNog:ENOG410PJPC;~InterPro:IPR001810,IPR036322,IPR036047,IPR001680, IPR017986;~PFAM:PF00646,PF12937;~go_function: GO:0005515 - protein binding [Evidence IEA]), with protein MSKRRIYDDESSRSSSRIVSHSHLPKRSRKIDRLSSLSDELLLHILSCLPIPSLIVCQRLSRRFHALAGDSELWKRQYYSRWVRPRARRLANSKRISIPQSKAEYSPRVSTWLDHSYLAKEGRPTNWKRQYHLRHNWSKGICRVTEYEFPRPPRPPLFVEFCAGFILTADSDHGLRAWIASNPRSCVANIQSECSSAVPTALSATRSLCQDDIEVVVGFQDKGFSVYAFDIKAWKLSLRFIHSEPSPETITAMASSAPYLLTVSEHKLLSLYRILPGPKGLNRSGVSDGARLIASLRADNIVAPMSLSIRVAQSEIIASVVYSFYHIGCGWSLGIQELRLNSNGQQIDSRLATTVDSQYGVRPLPNSENGFHSAWDYQAGGGRPFTMPSEPSILHQELPTSLSYRHPFLLASHPDNTLTVYLVVSTSNSLYVKSGQRLWGHTSSVGVVQVSDRGKAISVSSRGDEIRVWELESVISSPLARRTAKEASSIRLSPENARTEWHEKCDRSSQNEIERATIDVSREMARVRGCVGFDDERVLLLREQERGTALLESYNFI; from the exons ATGTCGAAACGACGTATCTACGACGATGAgagcagcagaagcagcagtaGGATTGTCTCCCACTCGCATCTGCCGAAGCGTTCCCGCAAAATTGACCGCCTTTCGTCTTTAAGCGACGAACTCCTACTCCATATTTTATCTTGTCTTCCGATACCATCGTTGATTGTTTGTCAGAG ATTATCGCGCCGATTTCATGCATTGGCCGGAGACTCGGAGCTTTGGAAGAGGCAATATTATTCACGTTGGGTTCGACCTCGTGCACGTCGATTAGCAAACAGCAAACGGATTTCCATTCCACAGTCGAAAGCCGAATATTCTCCTAGGGTATCGACATGGTTAGATCACAGTTATCTAGCAAAGGAGGGAAGGCCTACAAACTGGAAACGGCAGTATCATCTCAGGCACAACTGGTCCAAGGGGATCTGCCGCGTAACTGAATATGAATTCCCTCGACCGCCACGACCTCCGTTGTTCGTCGAGTTCTGTGCCGGCTTTATTTTAACAGCGGATTCCGACCATGGGCTTCGAGCTTGGATTGCCAGTAACCCAAGATCCTGCGTGGCAAATATACAATCAGAATGTTCTTCTGCTGTCCCGACAGCTCTGTCAGCAACCCGCAGCCTTTGTCAAGATGATATCGAGGTCGTGGTAGGCTTTCAAGACAAAGGCTTCAGTGTTTATGCCTTCGATATCAAGGCATGGAAACTAAGCTTACGTTTTATCCACTCTGAACCAAGCCCAGAAACAATCACTGCCATGGCATCATCAGCTCCATATCTGCTAACCGTCTCAGAACATAAGCTGCTTTCCCTATACAGGATACTCCCAGGCCCTAAGGGTCTCAACAGATCTGGTGTTTCAGACGGAGCCCGTCTGATTGCGTCTCTGAGAGCAGATAATATTGTGGCCCCAATGTCACTGTCCATTCGAGTTGCGCAATCTGAAATCATTGCATCAGTTGTTTATAGTTTTTACCACATTGGTTGTGGCTGGTCGTTAGGGATCCAAGAACTTCGTCTGAACAGCAATGGCCAGCAAATAGACTCGCGGCTTGCTACAACAGTGGATTCACAATACGGCGTACGGCCTCTTCCTAACTCCGAGAATGGGTTTCACTCGGCATGGGACTACCAGGCTGGAGGTGGCAGGCCGTTTACGATGCCAAGTGAGCCCTCTATACTACACCAAGAGCTCCCAACCTCTCTTTCCTATCGACATCCTTTTCTCCTGGCATCTCATCCAGACAACACCCTCACCGTGTACCTTGTTGTATCTACTTCTAATAGCCTATACGTCAAAAGTGGTCAAAGGCTCTGGGGCCATACATCGTCTGTGGGAGTTGTGCAGGTTAGCGATCGTGGTAAGGCAATATCTGTTAGTTCACGTGGAGATGAAATACGGGTATGGGAACTCGAATCAGTTATTTCATCCCCTCTAGCCCGACGGACGGCGAAGGAAGCCAGCAGCATTCGGCTCAGTCCCGAGAATGCACGCACTGAATGGCATGAGAAATGTGACCGATCGAGCCAGAATGAAATTGAAAGAGCTACTATTGACGTCTCTCGGGAAATGGCACGGGTACGAGGCTGTGTCGGATTTGATGATGAACGCGTGCTTCTGCTTCGAGAACAGGAAAGGGGGACAGCATTGCTTGAGAGTTACAATTTTATATGA